A segment of the Deltaproteobacteria bacterium genome:
CTCTTCGAAGCGGGTCAGCACGTTTTGGCGAAACACCGTGGCGAAAATATCTTCGAGCTTGCCGGCGATGAGCGATATCTGCACCTGAGGATCGCTTTGCTGTGAGAGCAGGTGATCGAAGACCAGCATCTCGGCGAACACCGAGGCGGTTTCGGCGGTGGTGAGCGGCGTGTCGTAGTTGAAATAGTTTTGCTTGCGGCTGAGACAGCCATGCATGCCGTGGCCGAGCTCGTGGGCGACGGTCATCACATCGCGCAGGTTGTCGTCGTAGTTGCAGAGAATGTACGGATGCAGTTGCGGCGATGGCGAGGCGCAAAAGGCGCCGCCGCGTTTGCCCTTGCGGATTTCCGCGTCGATCCAATTTTTCGCGAAGAATTCTGACGCCAGTTGGCGAAAGCTCGGATCGAAGGCTTCAAATGCGTCAAGGATCGTTTGCTTGGCTCGATCGTAGGCGAAGGGTCTGACCTCTTTCCCGACCGGCGCGTATTGGTCGTAGAGCGCGAGCTTTGGCAGTTGCAGCAGCTTTGCTTTCAACCGGAAATAATCTTGCGCCAAGTCGTAGTTCGCTTCCGATACCGCCATCATGGTCTTCACCGCGGCACCGTCGATCTCGTTGGACAGATGGCGCGGCGCCATGGGATCGCGATAATCGCGCAAACGGTCAGTGGTCAAATGGTCTTGAATCAGATTGTCGTAGATAAACGTCAGTACTTGCCCGTGCGGCGCCAATCCTGAGTAAACCGTCTCCATGGCGCGCTGGCGCAGCGCGCGGTCGGGGTCGTGCAGCAGCGAAAGCATTTGACTGAGGTTCAATTCTTCGCTTGTACCGTCGCGCTCGAGCTTGAAAGTTAACGACGAAGTGATTTCGGAAAATAGCCGGCCAAAGGCGTTGCGCCCGGTGTTGTCCTTTTCGTTGATGAGCTTTTCTTCCAATTCCGAGAGCGTGTGCGGACGATAGCGGCGCAGGCTGGTTAGATAGTGTTCGAAGGGTTTGAGCTGCGCTTGGCTCATTAGCTTGTTAGCGATCTCATCTTCGACTTTGAGCCAGGCGAGTTCGAAAAACAGCAAGAGATTTCTGATCTCGGTGCTGCGTTGTTCGACCCGCTGCTCCAAGTCTTGATACTCAGGTTTGGCCGTGTCGGCGGCGTAGAGCAGGCCGGCGTAGCTGCCGACTCGGCCGAGGGCTTCGTAAATTTTTTCCAGACTTTGCAGCGCGCGCAGGAGAGTTTCGCCGCTCAAACTTTTCGATGCGTTCATTGCCTGGCGAAATTGTTCGGCGAAAGCTTCGGCGTTACTCCGGCACTGGTTGAGCGTGGTCTCGATGCGCGGGTCGTCATGGGACGCGAACAGGTCGCTTAGGTCCCAGCGGATTCCTTGGGCACTGTGATTTTCCATGTCTCTTCGTGTAGTTGGTTTTTCGCCGAAAGCCAAGTTGCGGCAGCGGATGGCAGTGTATATGATGGCGAAAATTTTTCTCAACAAACATGGAGGCGTAGTTTTTTATGGCCGAATTAACCGAACTCAAAAAAGTGCTGGCGATGTCGTCGCGCATGCTATTCAACTCCGGACTGGTCGATTACAGCGGACATATCAGCGTGCGCATTCCCGGTTCCGATCACCTGCTGATTTTGCCCCATCCGGTCAGCCGCGCGATCGTCAAACCGGACGACATGGTGGTGACCGATTTCGACGGCAAAGTGATCGAGGGCAAGTACAAAGCGCCGTCGGAAGTCTACATGCACGCGCGCGCCTACAAAGCCCGTAGCGACGTGCAAAGCGTAGCCCATCTGCACAATCACATGGTGGCGACCTTGAGCATGGTCAACAAACCATTTTATCCCGCCTCGTCCAATCCCGGCGCGTTTTTCGGTCCCGGTCCGTTGCCGCTCTACATGGATCCCGCGCTGATCCACACGATTGAACAGGGCGATGCGGTGGCCAAGACCTTGGGCAAAGGCGATGCCGTCATGCTGCGCGGCCATGGCTCCATGGTCGTGGCGCAGTCGATCGAATGGGTGTTCGCCGCCTGCGTCGATTTGGAAGAAGCCGCGTCGCGTTTCTACAAAGCGTCGCTGCTCGGCGCCGTGATGGTTTACAACGAAGACGAAACCCAACGCGTCATGAAAGGCCGACGCAAGGATTCCGTGGTGCAAAAGGTTTGGGATCACAATGTCGCCAAGACCAAGCTCGCGGGATTGATGGACGGGATTTAATATTTGAAATGAACTACCCCGCCGCAAGCAGCGGGGTAGTTCATTAGAAAAATCTAACGTAATGGGTTTTGTGCTGGAGTTACTTTTCAAGGTCGTGTTCAGAGTTATCTTTTGCTGGACGGGCGAAATTATCTTGTTTATCCTGACCCTGGGCAAGCATAAGCCACGCTGGGATCTTCACACTCAGGAGTCACCGATCCGATTTATATTTTTTTACAATTTTAGCATTTGGATTGGTATGATTTTTTCGTTTGCCATTCTCGTCTTGATCATCAAGCTCGTCATCTGGAAGTGATTAGCGGGGGGCACAGAGTTTGGGCGCAGTTCCGGCCGCTAGCTTTGCCAAAGTTTGAAAGAAGCTAGCGGCACGGACTGGCTCTATTCGTTCACCAACGTCTGCGAGTTGTTAGGTTTCGATCCGCGTTACGTGCGCGAATCGCTGCTCAAGCGGGAAAACCGTTACATCGAACCGGCGCGCACTCGAGTGCCATCACTTGCCGCCATGGCGGCGCAGCAATAAGTTTATTTTTTGCGTTCCTTGAGCGGCCGTAGTTCGTCTTTGATCAGCTGGCCGCGGGGACTATTTTCGCCGGCGATCTTGATCGCCCGTTCAAAATCAGCGATCGCCTGCTCTTCTTCGTCTTGTAGCAACAGCGCGCGGCCATGATAGTAATAGCCGTCGGCGAGCCGACCGAGTTTGCTGTAGACTGTCGCTAGCCGACTGACCGGTCGGTCCCAAACCGGTGCGAGATTGCGAGCGTTCAAATAGGCGCCCGCAGCGCTCGCCAAATCGCCGGACTTTTCTAACATCTCACCGAGATAAAAGTAGGTTAACGGTTCATTCGGCTCTAGCGCCAAGGCGCGATCGAACGCCACCCGCGCGGCGGCGAATTCTTCGCTTTGACTGAGCAGCGATCCGAAATCGCGCTGTAGACTAGGATTGTCCGGTTGCAGCAGGCGGGCTTTTTCGTAGTTGCGTTTGGCTGCGGCGAGATCGCCGGTCTGTTGTTGGGCGAAGGCGAGCAGATGGAGTGATTCGGGGTTCGCCGGATTCTGCTGCGCGAGCTTTTCATATTCGCTGATAGTGGCGTCGCGCAGTGGCTTCGCCAAGCGGATCAGCAGCTGGACTTTTTTCAGCGCCACCGGATCGTCGGGCCGCGCTTGGGTCACGCCCAAGGATTTCACCACCAGTTCGGCATTGGCGATGCGCTCCTGGGTGATCGGATGGCTCAAGATATACGCCGGCACGTCGATGGGATTGAGTGCGCGTTGTTGATCGAGAGTTTTTAAAAATCCCAGCGTGCCCTTGGGATCGTAGCCCGCCGCGGACATGTAGCGGGTGCCGAGAGTGTCCGATTCCAATTCCAACTGCCGGCTGTAGGCGGCTTGGCGTGTCGCCGACACCGCTTGGCCGACCACGCCCGCGGCCGCGGCGCCGCTGCCGCTGCGCGCCAACAGAGCCATGCTTAATAGACTTAAAATCGATATGGCATCCGGTCCCGAGGAGCGCGCCATGTGATGTCCTTTAGCGTGGACGATTTCATGGCCGAGCACGCCGGCTAATTCGTCGGTGCTCTTGGCCCTTTCAATCAATCCGGTGAACATATAAATCGAACCGCCGGGTACCGAAAATGCGTTGAGCTGCGATTCCTCGACGACGAAGAAGCGGTAATCAAAGGACAGCGGCCCGGTGGCGGCGAGGATGCGCCGGCCGATGCGGTCGATGTAACGCTCGACTTCCGAATGATTGGTGAATTTGAATGCCTTTTTAGCCTCGCGGCGAAACTCGCGGCTGATTCGGGTCTCTTCATCTTCGGCGGGCGGGCTGAACGATGGCAGGCTCGGTAGCGTGATCGATCTGCAGGCGCTGATCGCCAAGAGAATCGCTAACATCCAGGCACAATGAAATTTCCGGTTGTGGTTCAGTTTGTTTTTAACATCGCATCTCACTGTAGGGGCCGACCTGCGTGTCGGCCCTCCGAACGGGCGGACACATAGGTCCGCCCCTACATATTTAGGCGAAACTGAACCACTACCAAATTTCCGCTGCCGCGTGGGGAGACTGTATGCCCCTATCATCCTGAGGCGATCGCCGAAGGATCTCGACTTCGTCAGCGGTAGCGAAGGCGAGATTCTTCGCTGTCGCTCAGAATGATAGCTTTCCGAGTTTTGCGTTGGTGGCACGGTGTCAGCGGCGGGACGATTCATCAATGGAGTATAGAGAGTCGCTATGGGCCAATCAATACGGATGAATTCCATCCGGCGAGCGGTTGACGACCGCGCTGCGAGTGCCTATCCTCGCCAGCAGTGAAAACCCCAAGGAGTATCCGATGTCGATAAAATTCGAAGTACCGGCCGAGAAACTGACTTGGCGTTGCGATCTATCGTTTTTACCGTTCACCTGCACGGCGGAGATGACGCCGCTGGAAGATTTTATCGGTCAAGACCGGGCCATGCGCGCCATCGAGTTCGGCCTCGGCGTCAACAAGCCGGGCTTCAACATTTTCGTCACCGGTCTCACCGGCACCGGCAAAAACAGCATCATCAAGGCGTTCCTAAAAAAAATCACCAGCGCCCAGGGCGCGCCGCCGGCCGATGCGCCGACGCCGGAGGATTGGTGCTACGTTTACAATTTTAACGACGCCGACCGGCCCCAAGCGCTGAAGATCCGCCGCAGTTGGGGCAAGATGCTCAAGGCCGATATGGAGCAGCTGATTCAAAATCTCCAGCGCGAAGCGAAAAAAATGTTCGAGAGCGACGACTATGCGCATCAGCGCCAGTCGACGATCGAGCAGATTCAAAAACGCCAGCAGGAGATGATGGAAGGGTTGATGGAGGAAGCGAACCAAAGCGGTTTTGCTTTGCGCATGACGCCCTCGGGCATCGTGCTGTTGCCGACCAAGGACGGCAAGCCGATGCAGGAGGAAGAATATCTAGTGCTGTCCAACCTAGAAAAACGCCAATTGGAAGAAAAGCGTGGCGAGATCGAAAAGAAAGTCGAGCACACGCTGCGCGAAGGTAAAAAAATGGAGCGCGAGATCGCCGAGAAACTCGACGCGGCGGAAACCCAAGCGGCGGATTATCTGGTGCGCCTGCCGCTCGCCGAGCTGAAAGATAAATATCAGGACTATCCCAAGGTGGTGGGCTATCTCGACGGCGTGCGCGATCACATCATCAAGAACCTGCAACGTTTCAGGGGCGGCGATGGGCCGGCGCCGACGGCGATGACTCCGATGCAGTTGGCTGAGGCCCCTGGCGATCCGTTTTTGCCTTATCGGGTCAACGTGTTTGTCGACAATAGCGACACTCTTGGGCGGCCGATCGTCGTCGAGACCAATCCGACCTATCATAATCTGTTCGGCGTCATCGAAAAGAAATCGATCATGGGCGGCTACGTCACCGACTTTACTTTGGTCAAAGCCGGTTCCATCAGCCGCGCCAACGGCGGCTATTTAGTTCTCTACGACCGCGAAGTG
Coding sequences within it:
- a CDS encoding M3 family oligoendopeptidase, producing the protein MENHSAQGIRWDLSDLFASHDDPRIETTLNQCRSNAEAFAEQFRQAMNASKSLSGETLLRALQSLEKIYEALGRVGSYAGLLYAADTAKPEYQDLEQRVEQRSTEIRNLLLFFELAWLKVEDEIANKLMSQAQLKPFEHYLTSLRRYRPHTLSELEEKLINEKDNTGRNAFGRLFSEITSSLTFKLERDGTSEELNLSQMLSLLHDPDRALRQRAMETVYSGLAPHGQVLTFIYDNLIQDHLTTDRLRDYRDPMAPRHLSNEIDGAAVKTMMAVSEANYDLAQDYFRLKAKLLQLPKLALYDQYAPVGKEVRPFAYDRAKQTILDAFEAFDPSFRQLASEFFAKNWIDAEIRKGKRGGAFCASPSPQLHPYILCNYDDNLRDVMTVAHELGHGMHGCLSRKQNYFNYDTPLTTAETASVFAEMLVFDHLLSQQSDPQVQISLIAGKLEDIFATVFRQNVLTRFEELAFAARKEKRLTPDAVGQLWIEANGKYYGDAVDMPDGYRWGWSYIPHFIHSRFYCYSYVFGQLLVLALYRMYKDQGQSFVPKYLALLEAGGSASPDALLETLGVNIHKAEFWQKGFEEIRALTKKLENLT
- a CDS encoding class II aldolase/adducin family protein — its product is MAELTELKKVLAMSSRMLFNSGLVDYSGHISVRIPGSDHLLILPHPVSRAIVKPDDMVVTDFDGKVIEGKYKAPSEVYMHARAYKARSDVQSVAHLHNHMVATLSMVNKPFYPASSNPGAFFGPGPLPLYMDPALIHTIEQGDAVAKTLGKGDAVMLRGHGSMVVAQSIEWVFAACVDLEEAASRFYKASLLGAVMVYNEDETQRVMKGRRKDSVVQKVWDHNVAKTKLAGLMDGI